ccaactctactggctatatatctttctgtggctcgtctgtcagtcataacaatatcaagAACTTTATttaccatttctggggttgcaacattgacaggctttccaggacgggggtcatcctcaaggctctgtcggccgcgcttaaattccgcaaCCTACCCcttcactgtagcatatgaagggacaTCTTTCACTAGTGTAGCTATCGTAGCATTATGAATATCCTTTGGTGTTAAACAGTTTTAGGCAAATAatggatcactgctctttcaccaattttgtcaattttgcaaaagccgcttgtcttgtttactaaccaaatgagaccagtcctttggtacacggccctatatagtcagcAAATAGTAGggcttaaaaagaacatcctcgAGTACCTCCTTTAATACAAGGCTCACAatatatcaatcatccctcgtatcATGTTATATGTTTTGGTCACATGTCGTTCCATGCTACctttacaatatgtttataacGGCACATTGCGGTGGCGTTTCCGCTTAATTTGGAAATAACTCTCTTAgaaactttgaaaaataaaacaaaaatcccAAAACTACCTGAGTACATCATTTGGTGATACTGAGAggcgtgattttttttcaaatacagaaCAGCTTACAGTTTCTAATGAAGTTGTTGATTTGAAGTATAGATCTATGCGAGATAATCTCCTCTTCCTTAGAATCATATTGGATGATGGACCAGACTTCTACATCATTGATCATTTCAGGACACCAACAGAAGATTGCGTCAGTAAACTCACTCGTGTCATTAAGGAAAAATTAGAAGTTCAGTAGGATATAACCGTGGATAGAGCAAACAGAATCGGGCCCAATCCCAGGGGAAAACCAGACCAATCGCTGATATATGTCAAAATAGAAACGAGAAGGGGAAACAGGAAACTAGCGCCAAGAAAATTAAAGGATTCGCCTTTCCGGATCACCGAATGAATTCCTAAGGAAGTGCGTGTCACATGGAAAAGGCTATGAATGCAAGAGATGCCGAGAAGAAAGCTCGTGACAAGCTATATATATGAAGAGCCTACGTCGGTTGTTGGTCAATCGTCTGAGCCATCGTTCTCTAATAACTCATCAATTTCTACTCATGGTGGTGGAAATCGTGGAAAGGGGCGTGGTGTTCAGGGGCAGAGAGGAAACAGTCGTTAGGACAAGGGGAGAATAACATTTCTTACATTAAAGTTATAGCATGGGTTATTGATGGTGGACTTAGCTCTGAAATTAACTCTACTGACATTTTAAACGAGATTACATATAGTTCATTTAATTGAATGTTGGATAAATAAAGATTATTCTGTTAGTTTCAGTATTGCTTCACAAGGTGGTTGGATTATAATCCTAGTTAAGGATAAGCTGGTCAATGATGTATAAATGttgttgaaaatatatttaacacaaCAATATGgataaaaatattgaagaatTTAGTTAAAGGATGAGAGAGATATACTATTTATTTACATGCCTGCCACAAACTCGggatattacaatacatgtatattgttgaCATAGATTGTGACCTAAAAAAGTCCCTTGCGGACATTTTGTTAGTTGGTGAATTCAAGTCGCACAGGTACTTTGCCTGATTATATTGTAAGTGAAGTTATACACTCTAGTTTACAGgatcatattttaattttttagcTATGAGCCTGATGAAGCATTGATTACTAGGTTTAACGAAGTCATTGTAATCAATATTTTTCGTGATCGATTAATCGGTATCTGTAATGGGAGAGACAAACATGATCTTTATAATGGATATACTTTCCTTCGGCACAATGATATGATCACTGTAGATAACTTCATAATGAATTGTCCATCATTTGATATTTGGACTCATAGtttcaaattttaatgttttctctGATCATATTCCTTCGCGTTAAAGACAAGTGTAGCCTCTCCTATGGTGCAAAGAGATATTAGCCAGGGAAAGAAAATCTCTGTTTATAAGTGGGATAATAATCAAAATCGTACATTTTCTTATATTCATTACATGCatgtgaaaaaaatcaataaatgcaACTGTTTTACCAGACAATGTAACTCAGGATGATATTTTGTCAATAAGTTTAATGAGGTTTTACTTAAAACCATGTAACCTTATCTTGTTAATTCCGCCTCTACAAAAAGTATTAACTTGCATAAGCCCCAAAGTAAAAAgttgatatatattactgatggTCGTGATTTGATGACGAGTTTAAATCacttttacattgtataaaaatattttacatattttaaacaaaataagacCATGTTCAATCATACGAAGTTGTTTAACCATGAAAAGATATATAAGTTACAAGAGAGCTTGAAAAAAGGTTGGAAAGAAACATGATACCGGATATAGTATCTGCGTTTAAATAATCCAAAGCACTTTTATAGAAAGTTGGCATGTCAAGTCAAAGCAACCAACTATAGATTTAAATACTCAAGATTATTTTAACAACAATGGCCAAAAACGAGAACTCTGTTGAGATTCATAGTGAACAGAACATTGATTGCTAATTTCTTACAAGAATATGATGTAACATTATAGCAGAAACTAGACGAAGTAATTAATAAAtcaattatgttatatatttttcttacctataatatataatgtttataaacatttttaacTCGAGCCATTTTCCATCAGATTGGTCCGTGTCTGTTATAACCCCTGTACATAAGAAGGGCGATATATCAGTTCCTAATAATCTCAGGGAATAAGTATTGTAAGATTTTTAGGAAAATTGTTAACTTTGTAGGGAAAATGTTCACTTCAGTGTTAAATAACATACTATTACAATGGTCAGAATCTTATGATATTAGTTCTGATGCCCTGTTCGGGTTCAAACCAGGACTTATTACAGTTGACcctattttttgtttacattctgTTATAAAGTCTTCCAGTATACATCAACGACTAAACTGCTGTTTGTTGATTTTAGAGAAGCATTCAACAGATTGACAGGCTTAAACTCTGGTATAAACTTTCGAAAACAGGAATAAGAGGGGAAGTCATCAGAATAATTAAATCtataataataaatacaaaaGCACATGTGGAAtcttaattgaattgaattgaattaaattgaatGGGGAACTGTCCGGttttttctataattatatttgtttattacaggGCGAAACATTATCGACGATACTATTTTCTatgtatgttaatgattttgaatcatttttcaTAAACAATTGTGGTAATTACAATTTTGAAGAGCTCAGTTTATATCTATTACTATATGTTGATGATATGGATTGAGTCTGCCGAAGGTCTTCAAGAAGTGCAAGATAACTTGGATGTATATTGCAGGCAGTGGAATTTAAAAAGCTAAAATAGTTTTCTTTCGCAAAGCAGATAAAATAAGAAACAATGAGGATATGGTATTATAAGAATAGAATTGCTAAATGTGTGGACTTTTTCATACTTCGGTGTAATATTAAGTCACAATAAAAAGtctgatattaaaaaaaatctttatgcgCAAGCAGGGAAAGCCAGGTTTTTATTATTCCAAAATGTTCAAATCTAATCTAATTATTAAAACTATGcttcatgtttttatatacatatgtgggTAACATACACTTTATGCTAGTAAAATTTGAGTTGTATGCAAAGCCCTTGATGTAGAAAAGAAACTATTAAAAGTAAAACGAAAAGATAAAGATCAACAAATAATGGCGTGATTTCTTCTGAATTAGGTCGCTTTCTCATAGATTTTATTGAAAAGTACAAGAGAACAAAATACTTACAAGTCGTTTACAGTGAGAAGTGTATTATTTGTAGCTGTTATGATTTTTTTGGTTTAAATGCCATTTACCTCCATAATAAACATATTATAGACATGCTTTAGTAAAAGTTAACAAAAGTTGAATTTTCCAAATCAGTTTATAATATGGTTCCGCAATTCAAAtgccaatatcatgaccctgggcctcttggttattgagaagaagtttgaaataaaaagttgatGTTAGCTAACTTGTCCTTTGGTTagttaaaaattaaatttgaagGATTTTTcgcaaaatatatataaaaaaaatatattttgatagtgGAAGGATTTGGTGTCTTTGTTATCAACATAAAGGTTATTCAACAGATATAttgaaattagtaaattttaCTTTAGTTTGAAGTACAAGTAACACAGTCACATACTTCTGATAAGTTCTCTTTTTAGATAAATTCTTAACTGAATATAAAATGTACCATTACAATGTTGCATCTTTGTAACAAGGATACCAATTAAGCATGGTAACTATTAAGAATGAAAACTGATGTTAATTCTTGAAGATTTTTATTGGTCCTATACTACAGCATACAGGTTACAGAAacttaacaatatataatacacaacataTTTTATACATCATTTCCTTTTTGAAGCACTGAGCTTTCGTCTAGCTTCTAAAAATGCTTCAAACTTTTTCTTCTTGTCACTTTCTTGTTTCTTAATTTGATGCCTAGCACGTGATGACTTGACAATGTTGCCTGTATCAAAGTTCTGGTCCTGGCCAGAATCACTACTTTCACTGTCAGAATTACTAGTATAATCACTGTTAGAATCATTGTCACAATTACTGTCAGAGCTACTGACCATTTTTAAACCAGTTTTATGTTTAGAAGCACTGTCAGACATTCTGGAACACTTTGAACCAGGTTTGTTTTGAGTACCACTTTCAGCACCATTTTCTGAATTCGTGCATCTGGCTGTTCCACATACAGGTTCCAGAGAGTTGCGTAATGCAGCAACATCTCCGGGCAATTGGTTTGAATTATTctgattttttatttcattgtctGTACATGGTTGTGTCCCCTTAGCTGATGTCTCAGTACTTTGGTCTGAGTCACTACTGCTCTCTATCCTGGATTGCCTTCGTTTTGACtgacatgaccttgacctcaactCCCATTCAATGTCATCTGGATCATTCTCTTGTGTACTTTTTCCACACATGTCCTCTCCAGACTGCTTGTATTGTCCACTTGACCCACTTCCACTGTTCACTCCTGATGAATTGCCACCAGGCCTGTCACATCCATGGTCATCGTTAACTGATCCAGTATCACATTCACTGTCTTTTAAACTAGTAGTGATTCCCTCATTATCAGACTCACTGCTCGAGCTCACTGGACCACGGATTTTGCTATGATACCCTTTCACTCTATGGACGTGTCTGCCTGTAGTCGCAGCTCTatgtttctgtaaaaaaaacattaaatctTCAATTTAATATGTAGCTTTTTTTAATCTTgatattataaacatacatatgaataaaatattaacaaaaatatgcttgttttatttataacgAAGTCAAGTTTCATAAATGCtcatatatcattaaaattgcTTGGCTCTATATGTTCTAATAAAATTCACATTCATTACTAGACAGCCATTGTGATGTCACCAGTAGCTATAAGGAGACTTCTTTCATTCTTTATTATCATCGAAAAGACCTACAAATAcgacacaatacaatacattttcaCTCTCGCATtcacatatataatacagtactAAAGACAACTTGCGACGACCAAGGTTTCGGACCTCCGATAAATACAGCGACGTATATTGtattaataattattataatatcataatattaatataatagtaacatattaatatgtaTCCATTATATTATACCCGCAGGTATAGAATGTACCTACCGGTGACAAATGGCGCCCAATGTGGGGCGCCTTTTGTCACCGGTAGCTCGGTAGAAACAACATCAACCAATAGGAGACTTCTTTCATTCTTTATTATCATCAGAAAGACCGGGCGATACTGCTCCTGTACGGGTAGTTCATAgaacatgtatatctgttgtaatactagatacatgtacaactgtAGGTGTAGTAGTGGCGGCAGTGACAGATCCTTCTCTTACGAGTCGGATTGTAGAAATGACTTGGGTAGTAAGTATTTACCCAGAAGTCATAATATAGTGGCAGGAATATAGGGTGCTTTATTCGTGCAGAGGGAAAAGTCCAAAGTCTACGAGGTCTACGTCATACATACAACTCAGTTGGAATGTTGAAACGGAACATAACaacacagtacatatatattccaaactgatgacgtcacatacCCTGTTCACAACACAGGGACACCACTCATACACACAGTCGTTACtaatataaatacacacacCCTGTTCACAACACAGGgacaccacacatacacacagtCGTTACTAAAATAAATACACACACCTGTTCACAACACAGGGAcaccacacatacacatgtacacagtcattactaatataaatacacacacCTGTTCACAACACAGGgacaccacacatacacacagtCGTTACtaatataaatacacacacCCTGTTCACAACACAGGgacaccacacatacacacagtCGTCACtaatataaatacacacacCCTGTTCACAACACAGGGACACCACTCATACACACAGTCGTTACtaatataaatacacatacctgtTCACAACACAGGGACACCACTCATACACACAGTCGTTACtaatataaatacacacacCTGTTCACAACACAGGgacaccacacatacacacagtCGTTACtaatataaatacacacacCTGGGCTACAGTGAGAAGAGA
The sequence above is drawn from the Pecten maximus chromosome 9, xPecMax1.1, whole genome shotgun sequence genome and encodes:
- the LOC117334651 gene encoding clumping factor A-like, translating into MASNRKSSRRRLISSSDEDSGPSRRKSIRKPGLSAEKKSRVATQVETDSGSENDRNVDTGIQMGSRSSERLHKRYSRSFQMPSRDSVWSDIPTTPTSADKAISRLKPKKIVNNFTRITHRYNQDLYNSDGDDSGTDDFVVSDGTVSEEEEMVPSEVEDKEGDESDNTKINCQKKHRAATTGRHVHRVKGYHSKIRGPVSSSSESDNEGITTSLKDSECDTGSVNDDHGCDRPGGNSSGVNSGSGSSGQYKQSGEDMCGKSTQENDPDDIEWELRSRSCQSKRRQSRIESSSDSDQSTETSAKGTQPCTDNEIKNQNNSNQLPGDVAALRNSLEPVCGTARCTNSENGAESGTQNKPGSKCSRMSDSASKHKTGLKMVSSSDSNCDNDSNSDYTSNSDSESSDSGQDQNFDTGNIVKSSRARHQIKKQESDKKKKFEAFLEARRKLSASKRK